The Bos indicus isolate NIAB-ARS_2022 breed Sahiwal x Tharparkar chromosome X, NIAB-ARS_B.indTharparkar_mat_pri_1.0, whole genome shotgun sequence genome has a window encoding:
- the LOC109554912 gene encoding zinc finger protein 671-like — protein sequence MADATPHTDSLRSIVTFEDVFIHFTREEWDLLTESQKRLYHKTMVNNFSLVMSVGLESSRYRLISPPEPESAPEVPARIGIAAAVAEVSQESPVSSPGHSVEARDDSSVSIKISDVRSLQVAPSIQKSPLCDTCNPVFNGVFQPAGQLETSSEEQPYTCGSCGRVFPLGVSLDEMQRWQSGEAVTRRERDQASSVNCHRCHGSGTACTCEEGEEDISASSGVVQHRGTQNGENPGTSAECKETFPTGQRDHPYSGSEGACSHQEECVQQQEIYVRERSYECNTCGRVFDCRDTFNNHQEVHTRERLCQCDVCGKSFTRSCYVKIHKRLHTGIRPFVCNECGKTYICKSHLSLHKKSHTIESLRRQHIVGNVLLIPVLVNSREVTQEQGPRHSANGGEPKEDSPTSGQ from the coding sequence ATGGCGGACGCCACACCACACACGGACTCCCTCAGAAGCATTGTGACGTTTGAGGATGTATTCATACACTTTACCAGAGAGGAGTGGGACCTGCTCACTGAGAGTCAAAAACGCCTGTACCATAAAACGATGGTGAACAACTTTTCACTGGTAATGTCAGTGGGACTTGAGAGTTCCAGATATCGTTTAATTTCTCCACCAGAGCCAGAGAGCGCACCCGAGGTTCCTGCCAGGATAGGCATAGCTGCGGCAGTGGCAGAGGTAAGCCAGGAAAGCCCTGTCTCTAGTCCTGGCCACAGTGTGGAGGCTAGAGATGACTCTTCtgtttctataaaaatatcaGATGTGCGAAGTCTGCAGGTGGCGCCTTCCATCCAAAAGAGCCCCCTATGCGACACGTGTAATCCAGTCTTCAATGGCGTTTTTCAGCCGGCTGGGCAGCTGGAAACCTCTTCTGAGGAGCAGCCATATACGTGTGGATCATGTGGAAGAGTTTTCCCACTCGGTGTAAGCCTTGACGAGATGCAGAGGTGGCAGAGTGGAGAGGCAGTCACTAGAAGGGAAAGGGACCAGGCCTCCTCTGTGAATTGCCACAGATGCCACGGGTCAGGGACGGCCTGTACCTGTGAGGAGGGTGAGGAAGACATCTCAGCCAGTTCTGGAGTTGTGCAGCACCGTGGCACTCAAAATGGGGAGAATCCGGGCACGAGTGCTGAGTGTAAGGAGACCTTTCCCACTGGACAAAGGGATCACCCATACAGTGGAAGCGAGGGAGCTTGTAGCCATCAGGAAGAATGTGTCCAGCAGCAGGAAATCTACGTACGAGAAAGGTCCTATGAATGCAACACGTGTGGGAGAGTCTTCGACTGTAGAGACACATTTAATAATCACCAGGAAGTCCACACTAGAGAGAGGTTATGTCAGTGTGATGTATGCGGGAAATCCTTTACACGCAGTTGCTAtgttaaaatacacaaaaggCTTCATACTGGAATAAGGCCTTTTGTGTGCAATGAATGCGGAAAAACATACATCTGTAAGTCCCACCTTAGTCTCCACAAGAAAAGTCACACCATAGAAAGCCTGAGAAGACAACACATTGTAGGAAATGTGTTGCTGATACCAGTCTTGGTTAACTCGAGAGAAGTCACACAGGAGCAAGGCCCTAGGCATTCAGCAAATGGGGGAGAGCCTAAAGAAGACTCTCCCACCTCTGGCCAGTGA